A stretch of the Solanum dulcamara chromosome 6, daSolDulc1.2, whole genome shotgun sequence genome encodes the following:
- the LOC129891502 gene encoding class V chitinase-like, whose protein sequence is MANSIKLSSIFFLFCFLQQLIFSNGQNNVVKGGYWFRDSGLSSNNIDSTYFTHLFCAFADLNPQTNQLIISPENQDSFRQFTSTVTRRNPSVKTLLSIAGGRANSTAYGVMARTQNSRKSFIDSSIKLARQLGFHGLDLDWEYPESTTDMTNLGTLLDEFRPAINTEARNSGRAPLFLTAAVSITPRVNGLNYPVQSVARNLDWLNVMAYDFYGPNWAPSQTNSHAQLFDPVNHVSGSDGITAWIQAGVAARKLVLGIPFYGYAWQLVNANNHGLRAPANGKSSVGSTDDGSMTYTQIRNFITQNRATTVYDTTIVGDYCYSGNAWISYDDTQSVRNKVSYVKSKGLLGYFAWHVAADQNWGLSRLASQTWGASSQVMK, encoded by the exons ATGGCTAATTCCATAAAACTTTCctcaattttcttcttattttgctttCTCCAACAATTAATTTTCTCTAATGGTCAAAACAATGTTGTTAAAGGAGGGTATTGGTTTCGGGACAGTGGATTATCCTCAAATAACATTGATTCAACTTATTTCACACATCTATTTTGTGCGTTCGCAGACCTTAATCCTCAAACAAATCAATTAATCATATCCCCGGAAAATCAAGATTCGTTCAGGCAATTTACAAGCACAGTTACGAGAAGAAATCCTTCAGTAAAAACTCTGTTGTCCATAGCTGGAGGCAGAGCAAATAGTACAGCTTATGGAGTCATGGCAAGAAcacaaaattcaagaaaaagttTTATtgattcatcaataaaattggCTAGACAATTGGGATTTCATGGACTTGATCTTGATTGGGAATATCCTGAATCAACTACCGACATGACAAATTTAG GTACTCTATTAGACGAGTTTCGTCCTGCCATCAACACGGAAGCAAGAAATTCCGGCAGGGCACCGCTGTTTCTCACGGCGGCGGTTTCCATCACACCTCGAGTGAATGGTTTGAATTATCCAGTTCAATCAGTGGCTAGAAACTTAGATTGGCTCAATGTCATGGCATATGACTTCTACGGACCAAATTGGGCTCCATCACAAACCAATTCACATGCACAATTATTTGACCCCGTGAACCACGTGAGCGGAAGTGATGGAATAACTGCGTGGATTCAAGCCGGCGTTGCAGCACGAAAATTGGTTCTTGGAATTCCTTTTTATGGCTATGCTTGGCAATTGGTTAATGCGAACAATCACGGTCTCAGGGCTCCTGCAAATGGAAAATCAAGTGTTGGTTCGACTGATGATGGGTCCATGACTTATACTCAAATTAGAAATTTTATAACGCAGAATCGCGCCACAACTGTTTATGATACAACGATTGTTGGAGATTATTGTTACTCTGGTAATGCTTGGATTAGTTATGATGATACTCAAAGTGTTAGAAACAAGGTTAGTTATGTTAAGAGTAAAGGATTGCTTGGTTACTTTGCGTGGCACGTGGCAGCAGACCAAAATTGGGGACTTTCTCGATTAG